In Pseudomonadota bacterium, the sequence GCGGTGCTGTCGCCTTCGAGGGTATAGTGCTGATTGACAAGCTGGCCGCCAAGTTTGTCTGACCTTTCGATAATCGAGGTGTGGAAGCCCTGTTCTGCCATGTTCAGCGCCGCAGTCATTCCGGCTGCGCCACCTCCGATAACAACCGCTTTTTTGGTGACCGGAACGGTCTGTTCAGCGAGGGGCTGGATCTTCTGGGCCTTGGCAATTCCCATCCTGACAAGATCCATGGATTTATTGGTCGCTGCCTCCGGTTCATTGGCATGGACCCAGGAGCAATGGTCGCGGATATTGACCATCTCGAAAAGATTACGGTTCAGACCGGCATCCTTCAGTGTTTCCTGAAAAAGCGGTTCATGGGTCCTCGGGGAACAGGCGGCGATCACGACCCGGTTCAGGTTGTGCTCCTTGATCTTCTGCTTGATCACCTCCTGAGCATCCTGGGAACAGCTGTACAGGCTCTGGGCATGGAAGACGACCCCTTCCATGTCCTTGGTGTAATCGTCAACCTTCTGGACATCGACAACCCCGGCGATGTTAATTCCGCAGTGACAGACAAAGACGCCGATTCGCGGTTCATCCTGTTCGCTGACTTTTTTCTCCTTGGGGTAACTCTTGATGACCACTCCCTGGCCCCGCTGACTTTTGATCAGACCGGCAGCAACCCCAGCTGCGGCACTCGACTGGGTGACGCTTTCAGGAATATCTTTAGGCCCCTGGAAAGCTCCGGCGACAAAGATCCCTTCTTTGCTGGTGGCGAGGGGGGCAAAGGTGCTGGTCTTGCAGAAATCATACTTGTTCAGCGCAATGCCGGTAATGTTGGAAAGATCATGGGCACTGGCAGGCGAATCAAGTCCCACCGAGAGAACAACCATATCGAAGGCTTCGAAACTGTGGACGCCGTCCATGGTTGAATAGGTGAGCTTGAGGTTTTTCCCCCAGGGCATGACATCGGCGACCTTGGCCCGGACAAACTTGATTCCGAAATGCTCTTCCGCTCTGGTTCTCGCGGCATCAAAATCCTTGCCCTGGGTTCGCATATCCATATAGTAAATGGTGATCTCGCAATCAGGATCGTGCTCCTTGGCGACCATCGCTTCCTTGATCGCATACATGCAGCAGACCGAAGAGCAGTAGCCGTTGTTGCAACCGAGGTCCCGTGATCCGACACACTGGATGAAGGCGATTTTTTTCGGATGTCTTTTGTCGGAAAGACACCGCACCTCTCCTTCAAATGGCCCTGAAGGGTTGAGAAGCCTTTCGAATTCCATGCTGGTGACCACATCAGGATGCTTGCCGTAGCTGTAGCTGGTAAGCGCCTCGTCGGGCACCCGACCGAATCCCGGCGAAAGAATCACCGCCCCGACCTCCAGAGTGAGCTCTACCGGTTTCTGGTCAAAATCTATCGATTTGCTGCGGCAGACCGGCACGCATATTTTACAGGTGCCGTGCTGCAGATGCATACAGGCATCCGGATCAATATAGTAGGTCGCCGGCACCGCCTGCGGATAATCGATGTGGATCGGCCGGGTAAAGTCTAATCCTTCATTGTATGCGTCGGACAGATGCTTCGGGCAATAGGTCGTACAAAGACCGCAGGCGGTACAGCTGTCGGCGTCGATATAACGCGGACGCTGGCGGATTTTTGCTTTGAATTTACCAGGTTTGCCGTCCAGGGAAAGCAGATCTGAGTTGCTGAGAATCTCAATATTGGGAGACCGACCGGCCTCTACCAGTTTAGGTGCGAGTATTCAAAGCGAACAATCATTGGTCGGGAAAGTCTTGTCGAGCTGGGCCATGGCCCCGCCGACTGCTGGAGACTTCTCGACCAGGTATACATAATAACCAAGATCGGTGAGATCGAGAGCCGCCTGAACACCAGCGACACCCCCACCAACGACCATTACAGTCCCTGACTTGGTCCCGGTTTTCTGCTGTTTTGCTTTTGCCATAATTTGTTACTCCGGGGAGTTGTTTATTAGCATTTTAAAATAAATGTGTACGCTCCGCCTCCACTCAGGCGGCTTTCTTATCCAATACCTCAAGTTTTATTGCACAAAGCTTGTATTCCGGTGTTCTTGAAAGCCTGTCAAGGGCATCAAGGGTCAGGAAGTTAACCAGCGCTTCCAGGTGATTATAGGTGGCGAAAACTGTTCCTTCCTGAGATTTGTCGGTAATTTTCGCCCTGAGTTCAACGGAACCTCGGCGGGAGGTCAATCTTACCCAGTCCTTGTCGTTGATCCCATACTTTTCCGCATCGGCAGGATTGATTTCGGCAAAACATTCAGGGCTGATCAGGTCAATCTCTGCGGTTTTACCGGTCATGCTG encodes:
- a CDS encoding FAD-dependent oxidoreductase is translated as MAKAKQQKTGTKSGTVMVVGGGVAGVQAALDLTDLGYYVYLVEKSPAVGGAMAQLDKTFPTNDCSLUILAPKLVEAGRSPNIEILSNSDLLSLDGKPGKFKAKIRQRPRYIDADSCTACGLCTTYCPKHLSDAYNEGLDFTRPIHIDYPQAVPATYYIDPDACMHLQHGTCKICVPVCRSKSIDFDQKPVELTLEVGAVILSPGFGRVPDEALTSYSYGKHPDVVTSMEFERLLNPSGPFEGEVRCLSDKRHPKKIAFIQCVGSRDLGCNNGYCSSVCCMYAIKEAMVAKEHDPDCEITIYYMDMRTQGKDFDAARTRAEEHFGIKFVRAKVADVMPWGKNLKLTYSTMDGVHSFEAFDMVVLSVGLDSPASAHDLSNITGIALNKYDFCKTSTFAPLATSKEGIFVAGAFQGPKDIPESVTQSSAAAGVAAGLIKSQRGQGVVIKSYPKEKKVSEQDEPRIGVFVCHCGINIAGVVDVQKVDDYTKDMEGVVFHAQSLYSCSQDAQEVIKQKIKEHNLNRVVIAACSPRTHEPLFQETLKDAGLNRNLFEMVNIRDHCSWVHANEPEAATNKSMDLVRMGIAKAQKIQPLAEQTVPVTKKAVVIGGGAAGMTAALNMAEQGFHTSIIERSDKLGGQLVNQHYTLEGDSTADFLKGITDQVRKSKNIDVFTNSELAEVSGFVGNFSSVIRSGKGKEQTIDHGVIIVATGGREHKPLTVLGKSVPKSANIITQQELEARLAGKDKNRAPDSVVMIQCAGSRGDDLAYCSKTCCTQAVKNALKIKAINPGSQIIVLYRDMRTYGYAEDAYREAREKGVIFIPYSMDNKPVISAKGSKVEVSFHDPILREDVTYNPSLITLSVGTVPEDTEELSKLLKIPINENKFYLEAHVKLRPVEMPVSGVFLCGLAHSPKPLDEIIVQAQAAAAKAAIPLVKGVVSVDPIVSHVDQEKCIGCRICTSLCPYKAIDMVKVGKLPKAETIVASCKACGICASHCPTFAISMGGFTNEQINSQIEAFGVALEEK